In Pantoea cypripedii, the following proteins share a genomic window:
- the barA gene encoding two-component sensor histidine kinase BarA, with protein MTKYSLRARMMILILAPTLMIGLLLSTFFVVHRYNELQHQVRDAGANIIEPLAVSAEYGMTWHNRDAIRELVSLLHRRHSDIVRAITVFDNNNHIYVTSNNNQNLSLLQKEDISTLEDGVSVERRGNLMVLRTPIVAERYSVDELPGEDAKPAGNPLGYVAIELDLQSVRLEQYKEVFVATLLLLFCLCIAMLFAYRLMRDVTGPIRNMVTTVDRIRRGQLDSRVEGYMLGELSILKNGINAMAMSLTAYHEEMQQNIDQATYDLRETLEQLEIQNVELDLAKKRAQEAARIKSEFLANMSHELRTPLNGVIGFTRQMLKTGLSTNQRDYMSTIERSAANLLSIINDVLDFSKLEAGKLVLESIPFPLRATLDETLVLLAPSAHEKGLEITVCLEKQVPDNVIGDPLRLQQILINLIGNAIKFTEQGHIDLRVELRNANATRVALEIQVHDTGIGISGEQQTQLFQAFRQADASISRRHGGTGLGLVITQKLVHEMGGEIAFHSRQGQGSTFWVHIQLDLNPNAPSLPRALEDLRPSQLAYVEPHPAVAKAVLEMLSGTPLQVHHVESLEALGNEHFPLLLMGLPVSAKTTPVMPDEMINHLLTRADSVLLALPSEMMLHADELRKRGIAGCLTKPVSLTRLLPMLLDFHSRQREAVPRRSRQPLTVMAVDDNPANLKLIGALLEEQVEHIILCDNAEQAIRQARSHALDVILMDIQMPEIDGIRASEIIRSLPLHASTPIVAVTAHALDGEREQLINAGMNDYLAKPIDEDKLSQLLRRYTPQSVPVTPAPALAPSLDWALALRQAANKEDLARDLLQMLLDFLPDVAKRVEGCMENNDVTGLREIIHKLHGSASYSGVPRLKALCQQLEKSLHQESDIAALEPELLELSDEMENVAREARKLLQH; from the coding sequence ATGACCAAATACAGCCTGCGGGCGCGAATGATGATTTTGATACTGGCACCTACGCTGATGATCGGCCTGTTGCTCAGTACTTTTTTTGTGGTTCATCGTTATAACGAGTTACAGCATCAGGTGCGCGACGCGGGGGCGAATATTATCGAGCCGCTGGCGGTTTCCGCCGAATACGGCATGACCTGGCACAACCGCGATGCGATTCGCGAACTGGTCAGCCTGCTGCATCGGCGACATTCCGATATTGTCCGTGCGATTACGGTTTTCGACAACAACAATCACATCTACGTCACCTCGAATAACAATCAAAACCTCAGCCTGTTGCAGAAGGAGGATATCTCCACGCTGGAGGATGGGGTCTCGGTGGAACGCCGTGGCAATCTGATGGTGCTACGCACTCCTATCGTCGCGGAACGTTATTCGGTGGATGAATTGCCGGGAGAAGATGCCAAACCTGCCGGGAACCCGCTGGGTTATGTGGCGATTGAGCTGGATCTGCAATCGGTGCGCCTTGAGCAGTACAAAGAGGTGTTTGTTGCCACCCTGCTGCTGCTGTTTTGCCTGTGCATCGCGATGCTGTTTGCCTATCGTCTGATGCGCGACGTCACCGGCCCAATTCGTAATATGGTCACCACCGTTGACCGTATCCGCCGTGGCCAGCTCGACAGCCGCGTCGAAGGCTACATGTTGGGTGAACTGAGTATTCTGAAGAATGGTATCAACGCCATGGCCATGTCGCTGACCGCCTACCATGAAGAGATGCAGCAGAATATCGATCAGGCCACCTACGATCTGCGTGAAACGCTGGAACAGCTGGAGATTCAGAACGTAGAACTGGATCTGGCGAAGAAACGCGCCCAGGAGGCGGCACGCATCAAATCCGAGTTCCTCGCCAATATGTCGCACGAGCTGCGTACGCCGCTGAACGGGGTGATTGGCTTTACCCGCCAGATGCTGAAAACCGGTCTGAGCACCAACCAACGCGATTATATGAGCACCATCGAGCGCTCGGCCGCGAACCTGCTGAGCATCATTAATGACGTGCTCGACTTCTCCAAACTGGAAGCGGGAAAACTGGTGCTGGAATCCATCCCCTTCCCGCTGCGCGCCACGCTGGATGAAACCCTGGTGCTGCTGGCTCCCTCGGCACACGAGAAGGGGCTGGAAATCACCGTCTGCCTGGAAAAACAGGTGCCGGACAACGTGATTGGCGACCCGCTGCGCCTGCAACAGATTCTGATCAACCTGATCGGCAACGCCATCAAGTTTACCGAGCAGGGCCATATTGACCTGCGTGTTGAGCTACGCAACGCCAATGCCACCCGCGTTGCGCTGGAAATTCAGGTGCACGATACCGGCATTGGTATCTCCGGGGAGCAGCAGACGCAACTGTTCCAGGCGTTCCGCCAGGCCGATGCCAGCATTTCGCGCCGCCATGGCGGCACCGGACTGGGTCTGGTGATCACCCAGAAACTGGTGCACGAGATGGGGGGCGAAATTGCCTTCCATAGCCGCCAGGGTCAGGGGTCCACCTTTTGGGTGCATATTCAACTCGATCTCAATCCCAACGCCCCTTCCCTGCCGCGCGCGCTGGAGGATTTGCGCCCATCACAGTTAGCCTATGTGGAACCGCACCCGGCGGTGGCGAAAGCGGTGCTGGAGATGCTGAGCGGCACACCGTTGCAGGTCCATCACGTCGAAAGCCTTGAGGCACTGGGGAATGAGCACTTCCCGCTGCTGCTGATGGGTCTGCCGGTATCGGCTAAAACCACGCCCGTGATGCCCGATGAGATGATTAACCATTTGCTGACCCGCGCTGATTCGGTGCTGCTGGCGTTGCCCAGCGAAATGATGCTGCATGCTGACGAGCTGCGTAAACGTGGTATCGCGGGTTGCCTGACCAAACCGGTGTCACTGACCCGGTTGTTGCCGATGTTGCTCGATTTTCATAGCCGTCAGCGCGAAGCGGTGCCGCGTCGCAGCCGTCAGCCGCTGACGGTAATGGCGGTGGATGACAACCCGGCCAACCTGAAGCTGATCGGCGCGCTGCTTGAGGAGCAGGTTGAACACATTATTTTGTGCGATAACGCCGAGCAGGCCATCCGCCAGGCGCGTAGCCACGCGCTGGATGTGATTCTGATGGATATTCAGATGCCGGAGATTGACGGTATCCGCGCCAGTGAAATTATCCGCAGCCTGCCGCTGCACGCATCAACACCGATCGTGGCAGTCACCGCCCATGCGCTGGATGGTGAACGCGAGCAGTTGATCAATGCCGGTATGAACGATTATCTGGCGAAGCCAATCGATGAAGACAAGCTTAGCCAACTGCTGCGGCGTTATACCCCGCAAAGCGTGCCCGTTACCCCGGCTCCTGCGCTGGCCCCGTCGCTGGATTGGGCGCTGGCATTACGCCAGGCAGCGAACAAGGAAGACCTGGCGCGCGATTTGTTGCAGATGCTGCTGGATTTCCTGCCGGACGTGGCTAAACGCGTGGAAGGTTGCATGGAAAACAATGACGTGACCGGCCTGCGGGAAATTATTCACAAGTTACACGGCAGCGCCAGTTACAGCGGCGTACCGCGCCTGAAGGCGCTGTGCCAGCAACTGGAAAAGAGCCTGCATCAGGAGAGTGATATCGCCGCACTGGAACCGGAACTGCTGGAACTGAGCGACGAAATGGAGAATGTAGCCCGCGAGGCAAGGAAGTTACTGCAACACTAA
- a CDS encoding glycerate kinase → MKIVIAPDSYKESLSALEVASAIEAGFRDIFPEADYVKIPVADGGEGTVEAMVAATQGSIVRLTVTGPLGEPVDAFYGLSGDTRTAFIEMAAASGLELVPASRRDPLITTSFGTGELIKNALDRGVGHIIIGIGGSATNDGGSGMMQALGARLLDNQGHEIAYGGGALPQLARIEIDHLDARIRQCRFEVACDVTNPLTGEKGASAIFGPQKGATPELVEQLDQALAHYADIIHRDLDIDVLHIAGGGAAGGMGAALHAFCQAELRRGIEIVTEALGLAEQVQDASLVITGEGRIDSQTINGKVPIGVAQVAKQFNKPVIGIAGSLTADVGVVHEHGLDAVFSVLFGICTLEEALANAAQNVRMTARNVAATLKAGKSL, encoded by the coding sequence ATGAAAATCGTAATCGCACCGGATTCATATAAAGAGAGTTTATCCGCCCTGGAAGTGGCTTCAGCGATTGAAGCGGGATTCCGCGACATCTTCCCTGAAGCTGACTACGTAAAAATACCGGTCGCCGACGGTGGAGAAGGCACGGTAGAAGCGATGGTGGCGGCAACGCAGGGAAGCATTGTCAGGCTGACGGTCACCGGACCGCTGGGAGAGCCTGTTGATGCGTTCTACGGTTTATCTGGCGACACGCGTACCGCGTTTATTGAGATGGCTGCCGCCAGTGGCCTGGAGCTGGTTCCTGCGTCACGCCGCGACCCGCTGATCACCACCTCATTTGGTACCGGAGAACTGATTAAAAACGCGCTGGACAGAGGGGTGGGTCACATCATCATTGGTATTGGCGGCAGCGCCACCAACGACGGTGGATCCGGCATGATGCAGGCGCTAGGCGCTCGTCTGCTGGATAATCAGGGCCACGAAATTGCCTACGGTGGGGGAGCGTTGCCGCAGCTGGCGCGAATCGAAATCGATCATTTAGATGCGCGTATCCGGCAGTGTCGTTTTGAAGTGGCCTGTGATGTCACCAACCCGCTGACCGGCGAAAAAGGTGCCTCGGCGATTTTTGGCCCGCAGAAGGGGGCGACGCCGGAGCTGGTTGAGCAACTGGATCAGGCGCTGGCGCACTATGCCGACATAATCCATCGTGATCTGGATATTGATGTGCTGCATATCGCGGGTGGCGGCGCGGCGGGAGGGATGGGTGCAGCGCTGCATGCGTTTTGCCAGGCCGAGTTGCGGCGCGGTATCGAAATCGTCACCGAAGCGCTGGGCTTAGCCGAACAGGTGCAGGATGCCAGCCTGGTGATTACCGGGGAAGGACGTATCGACAGCCAGACCATCAACGGTAAGGTGCCCATCGGTGTCGCACAGGTGGCGAAACAGTTTAACAAGCCGGTGATTGGCATTGCGGGCAGCCTGACGGCTGATGTTGGTGTGGTGCATGAACACGGGCTGGATGCGGTGTTTAGCGTGCTGTTTGGTATCTGCACGCTGGAGGAAGCGCTGGCAAACGCCGCACAAAACGTACGCATGACGGCACGTAATGTGGCGGCCACCCTTAAGGCAGGAAAAAGTCTGTAA
- the garR gene encoding 2-hydroxy-3-oxopropionate reductase, translating into MKIGFIGLGIMGKPMSKNLLKAGYSLVVRDNNATSEAELIELGATSAKTAKEVAQQVDVVITMVPNSPQVKEVCLGENGIIDGAKPGLIVIDMSSIAPLASREVHAALAEKGIKMLDAPVSGGEPKAIEGTLSVMVGGDKAVFDQCYDIMKAMAGSVVHTGEIGAGNVTKLANQVIVALNIAAMSEALSLATKAGVDPELVYQAIRGGLAGSTVLDAKAPMVLDRNFKPGFRIDLHIKDLANALDTSHGIGAHLPLTAAVMEMMQALKVDGLGTADHSALACYYEKLAKVEITR; encoded by the coding sequence ATGAAAATTGGATTTATCGGCCTCGGCATCATGGGCAAACCGATGAGTAAAAACCTGCTGAAAGCGGGTTATTCGCTGGTGGTACGTGACAACAACGCGACCAGCGAAGCTGAACTGATTGAGCTGGGCGCAACCAGCGCGAAGACGGCAAAAGAAGTGGCGCAGCAGGTTGATGTGGTGATCACCATGGTGCCGAACTCGCCGCAGGTGAAAGAAGTGTGCCTGGGCGAAAATGGCATCATCGATGGTGCGAAACCGGGCCTGATCGTCATCGACATGAGTTCTATCGCGCCGCTGGCCAGCCGTGAAGTGCACGCTGCGCTGGCAGAGAAAGGCATCAAAATGCTGGATGCGCCCGTCAGCGGCGGCGAGCCGAAAGCCATTGAAGGTACGTTGTCAGTGATGGTGGGCGGTGATAAAGCGGTGTTTGACCAATGCTACGACATCATGAAAGCGATGGCGGGTTCAGTGGTGCATACCGGTGAGATTGGCGCGGGCAACGTGACCAAGCTGGCGAATCAGGTGATTGTGGCGCTGAATATTGCTGCGATGTCTGAAGCGTTGTCGCTGGCAACCAAAGCGGGCGTGGACCCGGAGCTGGTGTATCAGGCGATTCGTGGCGGGCTGGCAGGCAGCACGGTGCTGGATGCCAAAGCGCCGATGGTGCTGGATCGTAACTTCAAGCCCGGCTTCCGTATCGATCTGCATATCAAGGATCTGGCTAATGCGCTGGATACTTCGCATGGTATTGGTGCACATCTGCCGCTCACCGCTGCGGTGATGGAGATGATGCAGGCGCTGAAAGTCGATGGTTTGGGTACGGCCGACCACAGCGCGCTGGCCTGCTATTATGAAAAATTAGCGAAAGTTGAGATCACCCGGTAA
- the garL gene encoding 2-dehydro-3-deoxyglucarate aldolase has translation MSNTAWPNAFRRRLLAGETLIGSWCALANPITTEVLGLAGFDWLVLDGEHAPNDITTFIPQLMALKGSHSAPVVRPPCNEPIIIKRLLDIGFYNFLIPFVETAEEATRAVASTRYPAAGIRGVSVSHRSNMYGTLPDYNATINDNITVLVQIESQQAVDNIDAIAAVDGVDGIFVGPGDLSAALGYLGQPAHPEVLKVIKYIFERAKAAGKPSGILAPVEADARRYLEWGASFVAVGSDLGVFRNATQALCDKFKK, from the coding sequence ATGAGTAATACAGCCTGGCCGAATGCTTTTCGTCGCCGCTTGCTGGCAGGAGAAACCCTGATTGGTAGCTGGTGCGCGCTGGCCAACCCGATCACCACCGAAGTGCTGGGCCTGGCAGGATTTGACTGGCTGGTACTGGACGGTGAACACGCGCCGAACGATATCACCACCTTCATTCCGCAACTGATGGCGCTGAAGGGCAGCCACAGTGCGCCAGTGGTCCGTCCGCCATGCAACGAGCCGATCATCATCAAGCGCCTGCTGGATATTGGTTTTTACAACTTCCTGATTCCGTTCGTGGAAACCGCCGAAGAGGCGACGCGTGCCGTGGCCTCAACCCGCTACCCGGCTGCCGGTATTCGCGGTGTCTCGGTTTCGCATCGTAGCAACATGTACGGCACGCTGCCGGACTATAACGCCACCATCAACGACAACATCACGGTGCTGGTGCAGATCGAATCCCAGCAAGCGGTAGACAACATTGATGCCATCGCCGCCGTTGACGGCGTGGACGGCATCTTTGTCGGCCCGGGCGATCTCTCAGCCGCGCTGGGTTATCTCGGCCAGCCTGCCCACCCGGAAGTACTGAAAGTCATCAAATACATTTTTGAGCGCGCCAAAGCAGCCGGTAAACCGAGCGGCATTCTGGCTCCGGTTGAAGCCGACGCGCGTCGTTATCTGGAATGGGGAGCCAGCTTTGTTGCTGTCGGCAGCGATCTGGGTGTTTTCCGCAACGCCACACAGGCGCTGTGCGACAAATTTAAGAAGTAA
- the gudD gene encoding glucarate dehydratase → MSQTPKITSMQVIPVAGYDSMLLNLSGAHAPFFTRNIVIIKDNAGHTGVGEIPGGEKIRQTLEDAAALVMQKNIGEYKNILNLVRSTFADRDSSGRGSQTFDLRTTIHVVTGIEAALLDLLGQHLGVNVASLLGEGQQRDRVEMLGYLFYIGDRRKTSLPYQSQENDKCDWYRLRHEEALTPDTVVRLAEAAYEKYGFNDFKLKGGVLRGGEEAEAVTALAKRFPQARITLDPNGAWSLNEAILLGKQLNGILAYAEDPCGAEQGYSGREVMAEFRRATGLPTATNMIATDWRQMGHTLSLQSVDIPLADPHFWTMQGSVRVAQMCHDFGLTWGSHSNNHFDVSLAMFTHVAAAAPGAITAIDTHWIWQEGNQRLTKEPLQIKGGMVQVPQKPGLGVELDMDQVMQANALYQKHGLGARDDAQAMQFLVPNWTFDNKRPCLVR, encoded by the coding sequence ATGAGTCAGACACCGAAAATCACATCCATGCAGGTCATCCCGGTGGCCGGTTACGACAGCATGCTGCTCAACCTGAGCGGTGCGCATGCGCCTTTCTTCACCCGTAATATCGTCATCATCAAAGACAATGCGGGCCATACCGGGGTTGGGGAGATTCCGGGCGGCGAAAAGATTCGTCAGACGCTGGAAGATGCAGCAGCGCTGGTGATGCAGAAGAATATTGGTGAATACAAAAACATTCTCAATCTGGTGCGCAGCACCTTTGCCGACCGCGATTCCAGCGGGCGTGGCTCCCAGACTTTTGACCTGCGCACCACCATCCATGTGGTGACCGGCATCGAAGCGGCGCTGCTCGATCTGCTGGGCCAGCATCTCGGCGTCAATGTGGCGTCGCTGCTGGGAGAAGGCCAACAGCGTGACCGCGTCGAAATGCTCGGTTATCTGTTCTACATCGGCGACCGCCGGAAAACCTCGCTGCCGTATCAGAGCCAGGAAAACGATAAATGTGACTGGTATCGCCTGCGTCATGAAGAGGCGTTAACGCCGGATACGGTGGTACGTCTGGCGGAGGCCGCCTATGAAAAATACGGCTTCAATGATTTCAAACTAAAAGGCGGCGTGCTGCGTGGCGGTGAAGAGGCCGAGGCGGTCACCGCGCTGGCGAAACGCTTCCCGCAGGCGCGTATTACGCTCGACCCCAATGGTGCCTGGTCGCTCAATGAGGCGATTCTGCTGGGTAAACAGCTGAACGGGATACTGGCTTATGCAGAAGATCCGTGCGGTGCCGAACAGGGCTACTCAGGCCGCGAAGTGATGGCGGAGTTCCGTCGCGCCACTGGCCTGCCGACCGCCACTAATATGATCGCCACCGACTGGCGTCAGATGGGGCATACCCTGTCGCTGCAATCCGTCGATATCCCGCTGGCCGATCCGCATTTCTGGACCATGCAGGGTTCAGTGCGCGTGGCGCAGATGTGCCATGACTTCGGCCTGACCTGGGGTTCGCACTCCAACAACCACTTTGACGTATCACTGGCGATGTTCACCCATGTGGCCGCCGCTGCGCCGGGCGCGATTACCGCCATCGATACCCACTGGATCTGGCAGGAAGGCAATCAGCGCCTGACCAAAGAACCGTTGCAAATCAAAGGCGGCATGGTGCAGGTACCGCAGAAACCGGGTCTCGGCGTAGAGCTGGATATGGATCAGGTGATGCAGGCCAATGCGCTGTATCAGAAACACGGTCTGGGTGCGCGTGATGACGCCCAGGCGATGCAATTCCTTGTGCCCAACTGGACCTTTGATAACAAACGTCCATGTCTGGTGCGCTAA
- a CDS encoding enolase C-terminal domain-like protein, with amino-acid sequence MNTQSTPVITDMQVIPVAGYDSMLLNIGGAHSACFTRNIVVLTDSAGHTGVGEAPGGETIYQTLVEAIPQVKGQQVARMNRLVQQVHKGNQTADFDTFGKGAWTFELRVNAVAALEAALLDLLGQCLGVPVAELLGPGQQRDEVTVLGYLFYIGDRRKTDLPYLSGAGASHDWYHLRHQEALTPEAVVRLAEAAQDKYGFKDFKLKGGVLPGEQEIASAAALKKRFPDARITVDPNGAWLLDEAIALCKGMGDVLTYAEDPCGAEQGYSGREVMAEFRRATGLPVATNMIATNWREMNHAVMLNSVDIPLADPHFWTLSGAVRVAQLCDDWGLTWGCHSNNHFDISLAMFTHVGAAAPGKPTAIDTHWIWQEGDQRLTKEPLQIRNGKIAVPDKPGLGIELDWDRLQQANALYKSLPAGARNDATAMQYLVPGWSFDRKRPAFGRSKA; translated from the coding sequence ATGAATACGCAAAGTACGCCGGTGATTACTGATATGCAGGTGATTCCGGTTGCCGGTTACGACAGCATGTTGCTTAACATCGGTGGCGCGCACAGCGCCTGTTTCACCCGCAACATCGTGGTGCTGACGGACAGCGCCGGGCATACCGGCGTCGGTGAAGCGCCAGGCGGCGAAACCATTTATCAGACGTTGGTTGAGGCCATTCCGCAGGTGAAAGGCCAGCAGGTGGCACGTATGAACCGGCTGGTGCAGCAGGTGCACAAAGGTAATCAGACCGCTGATTTTGATACCTTTGGCAAAGGCGCGTGGACCTTTGAACTGCGCGTCAATGCGGTGGCCGCGCTGGAAGCCGCGCTGCTTGATTTGCTGGGGCAATGCCTCGGCGTCCCGGTGGCGGAATTGCTCGGTCCCGGCCAGCAGCGTGATGAAGTGACGGTGCTGGGTTACCTGTTTTATATCGGCGATCGGCGTAAAACCGATCTGCCTTACCTGAGCGGCGCAGGGGCCAGTCATGACTGGTATCACCTGCGGCATCAGGAGGCGCTGACCCCCGAAGCGGTGGTACGTCTGGCTGAAGCGGCGCAGGATAAATACGGCTTTAAAGATTTCAAGCTGAAGGGCGGCGTGCTGCCGGGCGAGCAGGAAATTGCCTCGGCGGCGGCATTGAAAAAACGTTTCCCGGACGCGCGTATCACCGTCGATCCTAACGGAGCCTGGCTGCTTGATGAGGCGATTGCCCTGTGTAAAGGCATGGGCGATGTGCTGACCTATGCGGAAGACCCCTGTGGTGCTGAGCAGGGCTACTCCGGTCGCGAAGTGATGGCGGAGTTCCGCCGCGCCACCGGTTTGCCGGTCGCCACCAATATGATCGCCACCAACTGGCGTGAGATGAACCACGCGGTGATGCTCAATTCCGTCGATATCCCGCTGGCCGATCCGCATTTCTGGACGCTGAGCGGCGCGGTACGCGTGGCGCAATTATGTGACGACTGGGGCCTGACCTGGGGTTGCCACTCCAATAACCACTTCGATATTTCACTGGCGATGTTCACCCATGTGGGCGCAGCGGCACCGGGTAAACCGACTGCCATTGATACCCACTGGATCTGGCAGGAGGGCGACCAGCGCCTGACCAAAGAACCGCTGCAAATCCGCAACGGCAAAATCGCCGTACCGGATAAGCCCGGCCTCGGCATTGAGCTGGACTGGGATCGTCTGCAACAGGCTAACGCCTTGTACAAATCTCTGCCGGCAGGCGCGCGTAATGACGCCACGGCGATGCAATATCTGGTTCCCGGTTGGTCGTTCGACCGTAAGCGTCCGGCCTTCGGTCGCAGCAAAGCATAA
- a CDS encoding MFS transporter, with amino-acid sequence MNSFSQTAEAVQKRTNARYWIVVMLFIVTSFNYGDRATISIAGSAMSKDIGLDSVGLGYIFSAFSWAYVIGQIPGGWLLDRFGSKRVYFWSIFTWSLFTFLQGFVDLFSGFGIIASLFMLRFLVGLAEAPSFPGNSRIVAAWFPAQERGTAVAIFNSAQYFATVIFAPIMGWLTSEVGWAHVFWFMGGLGIILSFIWLKVIHDPNDHPGVNKAELEYMEQGGALINMDAKKSEHKVSWSEKFYQIKQLLTSRMMLGIYLGQYCVNALTYFFITWFPVYLVQARGMSILKAGIIASIPAICGFLGGVLGGVISDYLMRKTGSLNIARKTPIVVGMLMSISMVMCNYVDTEWVVVFVMALAFFGKGIGALGWAVMADTAPKEISGLSGGLFNMFGNFSGIVTPIAIGYIIATSGSFEWALIYVGIHAFVAAFSFLVITGDIKRIELKHRA; translated from the coding sequence ATGAATAGTTTTAGCCAGACAGCGGAAGCGGTGCAAAAGCGCACCAATGCCCGTTACTGGATTGTGGTGATGTTATTTATCGTCACCTCATTCAACTACGGCGACCGTGCAACCATCTCGATTGCCGGTTCTGCTATGTCCAAAGATATTGGCCTCGACTCGGTGGGTCTGGGGTATATCTTCTCCGCGTTCTCATGGGCTTATGTTATCGGCCAAATCCCTGGCGGCTGGTTGCTCGACCGCTTTGGTTCGAAACGCGTTTATTTCTGGAGCATCTTTACCTGGTCGCTGTTTACCTTCCTGCAAGGCTTCGTTGATCTGTTCAGCGGCTTCGGCATTATCGCTTCGCTGTTTATGCTGCGTTTCCTGGTGGGGCTGGCGGAAGCGCCTTCCTTCCCTGGCAACAGCCGCATCGTGGCGGCGTGGTTTCCGGCGCAGGAGCGTGGCACCGCGGTGGCTATCTTTAACTCCGCCCAATACTTCGCCACGGTGATTTTCGCGCCGATTATGGGCTGGCTGACCTCCGAAGTGGGCTGGGCGCATGTGTTCTGGTTCATGGGTGGGCTGGGCATCATCCTCAGCTTTATCTGGCTGAAAGTGATTCACGATCCTAACGATCATCCTGGCGTGAACAAAGCCGAGCTGGAATATATGGAGCAAGGCGGTGCGCTGATCAACATGGACGCGAAAAAGTCCGAGCATAAGGTCAGCTGGAGCGAGAAGTTCTATCAAATCAAACAACTACTGACCTCCCGTATGATGCTGGGTATCTACCTCGGCCAGTACTGCGTCAACGCGCTGACCTACTTCTTTATTACCTGGTTCCCGGTTTATCTGGTGCAGGCGCGCGGCATGTCAATTCTCAAAGCGGGGATTATCGCATCGATTCCGGCGATATGTGGTTTCCTCGGCGGCGTACTCGGTGGGGTAATCTCGGATTACCTGATGCGCAAAACCGGCTCCCTGAATATTGCCCGTAAGACACCGATTGTGGTCGGTATGTTGATGTCGATCAGCATGGTGATGTGTAACTACGTCGATACCGAATGGGTGGTGGTATTTGTGATGGCGCTGGCCTTCTTTGGTAAAGGCATCGGGGCACTGGGCTGGGCGGTGATGGCGGATACCGCACCGAAAGAGATCAGTGGCCTGAGCGGCGGTCTGTTCAACATGTTCGGTAACTTCTCCGGGATTGTGACGCCGATTGCCATTGGCTACATCATTGCCACCAGCGGTTCGTTCGAATGGGCGCTGATTTATGTCGGTATCCACGCCTTTGTTGCCGCGTTCAGTTTCCTGGTGATTACCGGGGATATCAAACGTATCGAACTGAAACATCGGGCATAA